The proteins below come from a single Carassius carassius chromosome 11, fCarCar2.1, whole genome shotgun sequence genomic window:
- the tfcp2l1 gene encoding transcription factor CP2-like protein 1 isoform X2, translating into MLFWHRHPETYQQHAQNNFIRDALAPFLKHEEEQQSTEIRVSPFHYVLCAATSPAVKLQEETLTYLNQGQSYEIRMLNRKLVEYTDISSKHIKSIVRVVFHDRRLQYTEHQQLEGWRWNRPGDRILDIDIPLSVGIIEPRAHPLQLNTIEFLWDPDKNASVFIQVNCISTEFTPRKHGGEKGVPFRIQIDTFAAGEHGEYTEHMLSASCQVKVFKPKGADRKLKTDREKTEKKSPQDREKYQPSYKTTVLTECSPWPEAPSVSRTSNTPSPGYNSTHTSYSFPEENCSPDQQEELHLPSCSDHLLPSSSMQDTQHWLHSNRFSSFCRLFSGFSGSDLLKMSREDLIQICGPADGIRLFNAIKGRCIQPRLTIYVSQLQNRNQLHTKTAVYHALYLEDLTVLELTEKIANLYNVPSQQILCVYRQGPTGIHVLVSDEMVQNFTEESSFIISTMKDECNDGYHVVLK; encoded by the exons ATGCTGTTTTGGCACCGCCATCCTGAAACCTACCAACAGCACGCGcaaaataattttataag AGATGCTCTTGCTCCGTTTCTCAAGCATGAAGAGGAGCAGCAGTCCACAGAGATCCGAGTGTCTCCTTTTCATTACGTGCTTTGTGCAGCCACATCTCCAGCTGTCAAACTCCAGGAGGAAACACTCACATATCTGAATCAAG GTCAGTCCTATGAAATCCGTATGCTTAACAGGAAACTAGTGGAGTATACAGATATAAGCAGTAAACACATAAAG AGTATTGTGCGTGTAGTTTTCCATGACCGGCGGCTGCAGTACACAGAGCATCAGCAGCTGGAGGGATGGAGGTGGAACCGACCAGGAGACAGAATCTTGGATATAG ATATCCCATTGTCAGTGGGCATAATAGAGCCTCGAGCCCACCCACTGCAGCTCAACACCATAGAGTTTCTCTGGGATCCTGACAAAAATGCCTCCGTGTTCATTCAG GTTAACTGCATTAGCACTGAGTTCACTCCTAGAAAACACGGTGGAGAGAAGGGTGTCCCCTTCCGCATTCAGATAGACACCTTTGCAGCCGGCGAGCATGGAGAATACACTGAACACATGCTCTCTGCCAGCTGCCAGGTCAAAGTCTTCAAG CCAAAAGGTGCAGATCGCAAGCTCAAGACTGACAGAGAGAAGACTGAGAAAAAGAGTCCTCAGGATAGAGAAAAATATCAACCATCCTATAAAACGACAGTGCTGACTGAG TGCTCCCCTTGGCCTGAAGCCCCATCAGTCAGCAGAACAAGCAACACTCCATCTCCTGGTTATAACAGCACCCACACTTCTTACAGCTTCCCAGAGGA AAACTGCTCTCCAGACCAGCAGGAGGAGCTACATTTGCCCAGCTGTTCTGAT CACCTGTTGCCATCGTCATCCATGCAGGATACGCAGCATTGGCTCCATAGTAATAGGTTCTCCTCTTTCTGCAGGCTCTTCTCTGGCTTCTCAG GTTCTGATCTGCTTAAAATGAGTAGAGAAGATTTGATTCAGATCTGTGGTCCTGCAGACGGCATCCGTCTTTTCAATGCAATCAAAGGAAG GTGTATACAACCTCGTCTCACCATCTATGTATCCCAGCTACAGAACAGGAACCAACTGCACACCAAAACAGCTG TGTACCATGCTCTCTACCTAGAGGACCTAACTGTCCTTGAGCTCACTGAGAAGATAGCCAATCTATATAATGTTCCCTCACAGCAAATACTTTGCGTATACAGACAGGGGCCGACGGGGATCCACGTCTTGGTCTCAGATGAG atggtGCAGAATTTTACAGAAGAGTCTAGCTTCATTATCAGCACTATgaaag ATGAATGTAATGATGGCTACCATGTTGTGCTGAAGTGA
- the tfcp2l1 gene encoding transcription factor CP2-like protein 1 isoform X4: protein MLFWHRHPETYQQHAQNNFIRDALAPFLKHEEEQQSTEIRVSPFHYVLCAATSPAVKLQEETLTYLNQGQSYEIRMLNRKLVEYTDISSKHIKSIVRVVFHDRRLQYTEHQQLEGWRWNRPGDRILDIDIPLSVGIIEPRAHPLQLNTIEFLWDPDKNASVFIQVNCISTEFTPRKHGGEKGVPFRIQIDTFAAGEHGEYTEHMLSASCQVKVFKPKGADRKLKTDREKTEKKSPQDREKYQPSYKTTVLTECSPWPEAPSVSRTSNTPSPGYNSTHTSYSFPEENCSPDQQEELHLPSCSDHLLPSSSMQDTQHWLHSNRFSSFCRLFSGFSGSDLLKMSREDLIQICGPADGIRLFNAIKGRCIQPRLTIYVSQLQNRNQLHTKTADRGRRGSTSWSQMRWCRILQKSLASLSAL, encoded by the exons ATGCTGTTTTGGCACCGCCATCCTGAAACCTACCAACAGCACGCGcaaaataattttataag AGATGCTCTTGCTCCGTTTCTCAAGCATGAAGAGGAGCAGCAGTCCACAGAGATCCGAGTGTCTCCTTTTCATTACGTGCTTTGTGCAGCCACATCTCCAGCTGTCAAACTCCAGGAGGAAACACTCACATATCTGAATCAAG GTCAGTCCTATGAAATCCGTATGCTTAACAGGAAACTAGTGGAGTATACAGATATAAGCAGTAAACACATAAAG AGTATTGTGCGTGTAGTTTTCCATGACCGGCGGCTGCAGTACACAGAGCATCAGCAGCTGGAGGGATGGAGGTGGAACCGACCAGGAGACAGAATCTTGGATATAG ATATCCCATTGTCAGTGGGCATAATAGAGCCTCGAGCCCACCCACTGCAGCTCAACACCATAGAGTTTCTCTGGGATCCTGACAAAAATGCCTCCGTGTTCATTCAG GTTAACTGCATTAGCACTGAGTTCACTCCTAGAAAACACGGTGGAGAGAAGGGTGTCCCCTTCCGCATTCAGATAGACACCTTTGCAGCCGGCGAGCATGGAGAATACACTGAACACATGCTCTCTGCCAGCTGCCAGGTCAAAGTCTTCAAG CCAAAAGGTGCAGATCGCAAGCTCAAGACTGACAGAGAGAAGACTGAGAAAAAGAGTCCTCAGGATAGAGAAAAATATCAACCATCCTATAAAACGACAGTGCTGACTGAG TGCTCCCCTTGGCCTGAAGCCCCATCAGTCAGCAGAACAAGCAACACTCCATCTCCTGGTTATAACAGCACCCACACTTCTTACAGCTTCCCAGAGGA AAACTGCTCTCCAGACCAGCAGGAGGAGCTACATTTGCCCAGCTGTTCTGAT CACCTGTTGCCATCGTCATCCATGCAGGATACGCAGCATTGGCTCCATAGTAATAGGTTCTCCTCTTTCTGCAGGCTCTTCTCTGGCTTCTCAG GTTCTGATCTGCTTAAAATGAGTAGAGAAGATTTGATTCAGATCTGTGGTCCTGCAGACGGCATCCGTCTTTTCAATGCAATCAAAGGAAG GTGTATACAACCTCGTCTCACCATCTATGTATCCCAGCTACAGAACAGGAACCAACTGCACACCAAAACAGCTG ACAGGGGCCGACGGGGATCCACGTCTTGGTCTCAGATGAG atggtGCAGAATTTTACAGAAGAGTCTAGCTTCATTATCAGCACTATga
- the tfcp2l1 gene encoding transcription factor CP2-like protein 1 isoform X1 — protein MLFWHRHPETYQQHAQNNFIRDALAPFLKHEEEQQSTEIRVSPFHYVLCAATSPAVKLQEETLTYLNQGQSYEIRMLNRKLVEYTDISSKHIKSIVRVVFHDRRLQYTEHQQLEGWRWNRPGDRILDIDIPLSVGIIEPRAHPLQLNTIEFLWDPDKNASVFIQVNCISTEFTPRKHGGEKGVPFRIQIDTFAAGEHGEYTEHMLSASCQVKVFKPKGADRKLKTDREKTEKKSPQDREKYQPSYKTTVLTECSPWPEAPSVSRTSNTPSPGYNSTHTSYSFPEENCSPDQQEELHLPSCSDHLLPSSSMQDTQHWLHSNRFSSFCRLFSGFSGSDLLKMSREDLIQICGPADGIRLFNAIKGRCIQPRLTIYVSQLQNRNQLHTKTAGEDVYHALYLEDLTVLELTEKIANLYNVPSQQILCVYRQGPTGIHVLVSDEMVQNFTEESSFIISTMKDECNDGYHVVLK, from the exons ATGCTGTTTTGGCACCGCCATCCTGAAACCTACCAACAGCACGCGcaaaataattttataag AGATGCTCTTGCTCCGTTTCTCAAGCATGAAGAGGAGCAGCAGTCCACAGAGATCCGAGTGTCTCCTTTTCATTACGTGCTTTGTGCAGCCACATCTCCAGCTGTCAAACTCCAGGAGGAAACACTCACATATCTGAATCAAG GTCAGTCCTATGAAATCCGTATGCTTAACAGGAAACTAGTGGAGTATACAGATATAAGCAGTAAACACATAAAG AGTATTGTGCGTGTAGTTTTCCATGACCGGCGGCTGCAGTACACAGAGCATCAGCAGCTGGAGGGATGGAGGTGGAACCGACCAGGAGACAGAATCTTGGATATAG ATATCCCATTGTCAGTGGGCATAATAGAGCCTCGAGCCCACCCACTGCAGCTCAACACCATAGAGTTTCTCTGGGATCCTGACAAAAATGCCTCCGTGTTCATTCAG GTTAACTGCATTAGCACTGAGTTCACTCCTAGAAAACACGGTGGAGAGAAGGGTGTCCCCTTCCGCATTCAGATAGACACCTTTGCAGCCGGCGAGCATGGAGAATACACTGAACACATGCTCTCTGCCAGCTGCCAGGTCAAAGTCTTCAAG CCAAAAGGTGCAGATCGCAAGCTCAAGACTGACAGAGAGAAGACTGAGAAAAAGAGTCCTCAGGATAGAGAAAAATATCAACCATCCTATAAAACGACAGTGCTGACTGAG TGCTCCCCTTGGCCTGAAGCCCCATCAGTCAGCAGAACAAGCAACACTCCATCTCCTGGTTATAACAGCACCCACACTTCTTACAGCTTCCCAGAGGA AAACTGCTCTCCAGACCAGCAGGAGGAGCTACATTTGCCCAGCTGTTCTGAT CACCTGTTGCCATCGTCATCCATGCAGGATACGCAGCATTGGCTCCATAGTAATAGGTTCTCCTCTTTCTGCAGGCTCTTCTCTGGCTTCTCAG GTTCTGATCTGCTTAAAATGAGTAGAGAAGATTTGATTCAGATCTGTGGTCCTGCAGACGGCATCCGTCTTTTCAATGCAATCAAAGGAAG GTGTATACAACCTCGTCTCACCATCTATGTATCCCAGCTACAGAACAGGAACCAACTGCACACCAAAACAGCTGGTGAGGATG TGTACCATGCTCTCTACCTAGAGGACCTAACTGTCCTTGAGCTCACTGAGAAGATAGCCAATCTATATAATGTTCCCTCACAGCAAATACTTTGCGTATACAGACAGGGGCCGACGGGGATCCACGTCTTGGTCTCAGATGAG atggtGCAGAATTTTACAGAAGAGTCTAGCTTCATTATCAGCACTATgaaag ATGAATGTAATGATGGCTACCATGTTGTGCTGAAGTGA
- the tfcp2l1 gene encoding transcription factor CP2-like protein 1 isoform X3, whose translation MLFWHRHPETYQQHAQNNFIRDALAPFLKHEEEQQSTEIRVSPFHYVLCAATSPAVKLQEETLTYLNQGQSYEIRMLNRKLVEYTDISSKHIKSIVRVVFHDRRLQYTEHQQLEGWRWNRPGDRILDIDIPLSVGIIEPRAHPLQLNTIEFLWDPDKNASVFIQVNCISTEFTPRKHGGEKGVPFRIQIDTFAAGEHGEYTEHMLSASCQVKVFKPKGADRKLKTDREKTEKKSPQDREKYQPSYKTTVLTECSPWPEAPSVSRTSNTPSPGYNSTHTSYSFPEENCSPDQQEELHLPSCSDHLLPSSSMQDTQHWLHSNRFSSFCRLFSGFSGSDLLKMSREDLIQICGPADGIRLFNAIKGRCIQPRLTIYVSQLQNRNQLHTKTAGEDDRGRRGSTSWSQMRWCRILQKSLASLSAL comes from the exons ATGCTGTTTTGGCACCGCCATCCTGAAACCTACCAACAGCACGCGcaaaataattttataag AGATGCTCTTGCTCCGTTTCTCAAGCATGAAGAGGAGCAGCAGTCCACAGAGATCCGAGTGTCTCCTTTTCATTACGTGCTTTGTGCAGCCACATCTCCAGCTGTCAAACTCCAGGAGGAAACACTCACATATCTGAATCAAG GTCAGTCCTATGAAATCCGTATGCTTAACAGGAAACTAGTGGAGTATACAGATATAAGCAGTAAACACATAAAG AGTATTGTGCGTGTAGTTTTCCATGACCGGCGGCTGCAGTACACAGAGCATCAGCAGCTGGAGGGATGGAGGTGGAACCGACCAGGAGACAGAATCTTGGATATAG ATATCCCATTGTCAGTGGGCATAATAGAGCCTCGAGCCCACCCACTGCAGCTCAACACCATAGAGTTTCTCTGGGATCCTGACAAAAATGCCTCCGTGTTCATTCAG GTTAACTGCATTAGCACTGAGTTCACTCCTAGAAAACACGGTGGAGAGAAGGGTGTCCCCTTCCGCATTCAGATAGACACCTTTGCAGCCGGCGAGCATGGAGAATACACTGAACACATGCTCTCTGCCAGCTGCCAGGTCAAAGTCTTCAAG CCAAAAGGTGCAGATCGCAAGCTCAAGACTGACAGAGAGAAGACTGAGAAAAAGAGTCCTCAGGATAGAGAAAAATATCAACCATCCTATAAAACGACAGTGCTGACTGAG TGCTCCCCTTGGCCTGAAGCCCCATCAGTCAGCAGAACAAGCAACACTCCATCTCCTGGTTATAACAGCACCCACACTTCTTACAGCTTCCCAGAGGA AAACTGCTCTCCAGACCAGCAGGAGGAGCTACATTTGCCCAGCTGTTCTGAT CACCTGTTGCCATCGTCATCCATGCAGGATACGCAGCATTGGCTCCATAGTAATAGGTTCTCCTCTTTCTGCAGGCTCTTCTCTGGCTTCTCAG GTTCTGATCTGCTTAAAATGAGTAGAGAAGATTTGATTCAGATCTGTGGTCCTGCAGACGGCATCCGTCTTTTCAATGCAATCAAAGGAAG GTGTATACAACCTCGTCTCACCATCTATGTATCCCAGCTACAGAACAGGAACCAACTGCACACCAAAACAGCTGGTGAGGATG ACAGGGGCCGACGGGGATCCACGTCTTGGTCTCAGATGAG atggtGCAGAATTTTACAGAAGAGTCTAGCTTCATTATCAGCACTATga